The following are from one region of the Lacinutrix sp. Bg11-31 genome:
- the trpB gene encoding tryptophan synthase subunit beta encodes MTYNINDKGYYGEFGGAYIPEMLYPNVEELRQNYLKIMAEPSFKEEFDQLLKDYVGRPSPLYLAKRLSEKYNTKIYLKREDLNHTGAHKINNTIGQILMAQRLGKKRIIAETGAGQHGVATATVCALMGLECIVYMGEIDIARQAPNVARMKMLGATVVPALSGSRTLKDATNEAIRDWINNPVNTHYIIGSVVGPHPYPDMVARFQAVVSEEMQWQLQEKEGKTTPDYVIACVGGGSNAAGAFYHYLENTDVKLIAVEAAGKGVHSGESAATSALGKEGVIHGSKTLLMQTGDGQITEPYSISAGLDYPGIGPMHAHLYKTGRAEFISITDDQAMNAGLELSKLEGIIPAIESSHALAVFEQKKFKPEDVVVLSLSGRGDKDLQNYIDYFNL; translated from the coding sequence ATGACATACAATATTAACGACAAAGGATATTACGGAGAATTTGGAGGCGCATACATTCCAGAAATGCTCTATCCAAATGTTGAAGAATTACGCCAAAACTATCTTAAAATAATGGCAGAACCTTCTTTTAAAGAAGAGTTTGATCAGTTATTAAAAGATTACGTTGGACGCCCTTCTCCACTCTACTTAGCTAAAAGGTTAAGCGAAAAATACAATACAAAAATCTACTTAAAACGAGAAGATTTAAACCATACAGGAGCACATAAAATAAACAATACTATTGGTCAAATTCTAATGGCGCAGCGTTTAGGCAAAAAACGAATTATTGCCGAAACTGGAGCTGGACAACACGGAGTTGCAACAGCAACTGTTTGTGCACTTATGGGCTTAGAATGTATTGTTTACATGGGCGAAATTGATATTGCACGTCAAGCTCCAAACGTTGCAAGAATGAAAATGTTAGGTGCAACCGTAGTTCCTGCGTTATCAGGAAGTCGTACATTAAAAGATGCCACTAACGAAGCCATAAGAGACTGGATTAACAATCCTGTAAACACCCATTACATTATTGGTAGTGTTGTAGGACCTCATCCTTATCCAGATATGGTTGCTCGTTTTCAAGCAGTCGTATCCGAAGAGATGCAATGGCAATTACAAGAAAAAGAAGGCAAAACCACGCCAGATTACGTAATAGCTTGCGTTGGTGGTGGTAGTAATGCTGCTGGTGCTTTTTATCATTATTTAGAAAATACAGACGTAAAGTTAATAGCAGTAGAAGCTGCCGGAAAAGGTGTTCATTCTGGAGAAAGCGCGGCAACATCTGCACTTGGTAAAGAAGGCGTTATACATGGTAGCAAAACGTTGTTAATGCAAACTGGCGACGGACAAATTACAGAACCATACTCTATTTCTGCAGGTTTAGATTATCCTGGTATTGGTCCAATGCACGCACATTTATATAAAACAGGTCGTGCAGAATTTATTTCAATAACAGACGATCAAGCCATGAATGCAGGATTAGAATTATCTAAGCTAGAAGGTATTATTCCAGCCATAGAAAGTTCGCATGCATTAGCCGTTTTCGAACAGAAAAAATTTAAACCAGAAGACGTTGTTGTTTTAAGTCTTTCTGGTCGTGGAGACAAAGACTTACAAAATTATATAGACTATTTCAATCTATAA
- a CDS encoding phosphoribosylanthranilate isomerase — MKLKVCGMKNENNILDVADIKPEYMGFIFYEKSSRYFDSVIPEISEDINKIGVFVNATFDFIRGKVEKHNLQGVQLHGGDETPELCERLKALDLTVIKVFSVKNQFDFKVLEPFEDVCDYYLFDTKGKEPGGNGYTFNWNIFKKYPSIKPYFLSGGIGPNEMEALLLFLKRPESDLCCTLDLNSKFETAAGIKDYTKLKDFRKKLVEANYIKED, encoded by the coding sequence ATGAAACTAAAAGTATGCGGAATGAAAAATGAAAACAACATCCTTGATGTTGCAGATATTAAACCAGAATATATGGGTTTCATTTTTTACGAAAAATCATCACGTTATTTTGATAGCGTTATTCCAGAAATTTCAGAAGACATAAACAAAATTGGCGTTTTTGTAAATGCTACTTTCGATTTTATAAGAGGTAAAGTAGAAAAGCACAATCTTCAAGGTGTACAATTACATGGTGGTGATGAAACGCCAGAATTGTGCGAAAGACTTAAAGCATTAGACTTAACAGTTATTAAAGTGTTTTCTGTAAAAAATCAATTCGATTTTAAAGTCTTAGAGCCTTTTGAGGACGTTTGCGACTATTATTTATTCGATACAAAAGGAAAAGAACCTGGTGGAAACGGTTATACTTTTAACTGGAATATCTTTAAAAAATATCCATCTATAAAACCATATTTTTTAAGTGGAGGTATTGGTCCAAACGAAATGGAAGCGCTACTTCTATTCTTAAAAAGACCAGAATCCGATCTTTGTTGCACTTTAGATTTAAACAGTAAGTTCGAAACAGCAGCAGGAATAAAAGACTATACAAAACTAAAAGATTTTCGCAAAAAATTAGTAGAAGCTAATTATATAAAAGAAGATTAA
- the trpC gene encoding indole-3-glycerol phosphate synthase TrpC, translating to MDILTKIVNDKRIEVNLRKQLIPTKQLEQSILFERETISLANKLRNSTTGIIAEHKRRSPSKQIINHDLNIFDVAKGYEEAGVCGMSVLTDGKYFGGSLDDLLTARASCNLPLLRKEFIIDTYQIIEAKAYGADVILLIAAILTKNEIKQFSELAKSLNLDVLLEVHNEEELNKSIMPSLDMLGVNNRNLKTFDVSLETSKQLSALIPNDFVKVSESGISNIEAIKTLQPFGYKGFLIGENFMKTKNAGESAKQFIKDLRL from the coding sequence ATGGATATTTTAACCAAAATAGTAAACGATAAGCGCATAGAAGTAAACCTTCGAAAGCAACTTATTCCTACAAAACAATTAGAACAATCTATTTTGTTTGAAAGGGAAACGATCTCTTTAGCTAATAAACTTAGAAACAGTACTACAGGAATTATTGCAGAACATAAACGACGTTCTCCGTCGAAACAAATTATAAATCACGATTTAAATATTTTTGATGTAGCAAAAGGTTACGAAGAAGCAGGCGTTTGCGGTATGTCTGTTTTAACAGATGGCAAATATTTTGGAGGTTCTTTGGACGATTTGCTAACAGCACGAGCAAGCTGTAACCTGCCTCTACTTCGTAAAGAATTTATTATAGATACTTATCAAATAATAGAAGCCAAAGCTTATGGTGCAGATGTTATTTTATTAATAGCTGCCATACTAACAAAAAACGAAATAAAACAGTTTTCGGAACTCGCAAAAAGCTTAAATTTAGATGTTCTTTTAGAAGTCCATAACGAAGAAGAGCTAAATAAATCTATAATGCCTAGTTTAGATATGTTAGGCGTAAACAATAGAAATTTAAAAACGTTCGACGTTAGTTTAGAAACAAGTAAACAATTAAGTGCATTAATTCCAAACGACTTTGTAAAAGTATCAGAAAGTGGAATTAGTAATATAGAAGCCATTAAAACTTTACAACCTTTTGGCTATAAAGGATTCTTAATAGGAGAAAACTTTATGAAAACAAAAAATGCTGGAGAAAGCGCAAAACAATTTATAAAAGATTTAAGACTATGA
- the trpD gene encoding anthranilate phosphoribosyltransferase, producing the protein MKQILNRLINHENISSLEARNVLVNISEGKYNQSQIASFLTVFMMRSITLEELKGFRDALLELCIPVNLSDFNAIDLCGTGGDGKDTFNISTLSSFVTAGAGVKVAKHGNYGVSSASGSSNVMEALGIHFSNKSDFLKYSIDQAGICVLHAPLFHPAMKHVAPIRKELGVKTFFNMLGPMVNPSFPKNQMVGVFNLELQRLYGYLYQNTDKNYSIVHALDGYDEISLTGETKIISNNSETILSPSDLKVDQIEQSEIFGGTSVKEAAKIFKSIIKGKGTEAQNNVVCANAGLAIATVNKISHQDGFQLAKESLESGRAKASLQRLIELSK; encoded by the coding sequence ATGAAACAAATACTAAACAGATTAATAAATCACGAGAACATCTCAAGCCTAGAAGCTAGAAATGTATTGGTTAATATTTCTGAAGGGAAATATAACCAAAGTCAAATTGCATCGTTTTTAACAGTTTTCATGATGCGTAGCATTACACTAGAAGAGCTTAAAGGTTTTCGCGATGCGCTTTTAGAACTTTGCATCCCAGTAAATTTATCAGATTTTAATGCCATAGATTTGTGTGGCACTGGAGGCGATGGAAAAGACACGTTCAACATTTCTACTTTATCCTCTTTTGTAACTGCTGGAGCAGGTGTAAAAGTTGCCAAGCATGGAAACTATGGTGTGTCATCTGCTTCAGGATCTTCAAATGTTATGGAGGCTTTAGGTATTCATTTTTCTAATAAATCAGACTTTTTAAAATATTCTATAGATCAAGCAGGAATATGCGTGTTACACGCACCTTTATTTCATCCTGCCATGAAACATGTTGCTCCTATTCGTAAAGAATTAGGTGTTAAAACCTTTTTTAACATGCTTGGACCTATGGTAAACCCTTCATTTCCAAAAAACCAAATGGTAGGTGTTTTTAACCTAGAATTACAAAGGCTTTATGGTTATTTATATCAAAATACAGACAAAAACTATAGCATAGTTCATGCGTTAGATGGTTATGACGAAATCTCTTTAACTGGAGAAACTAAGATAATTTCTAATAATTCTGAAACGATATTAAGTCCTTCAGATTTAAAAGTAGACCAAATAGAACAATCAGAAATCTTTGGAGGCACATCTGTAAAAGAAGCTGCTAAAATTTTCAAAAGTATTATTAAAGGTAAAGGAACTGAAGCACAAAACAATGTTGTTTGCGCAAATGCAGGATTAGCAATTGCAACCGTAAATAAAATATCGCATCAAGATGGATTTCAACTTGCTAAAGAAAGCTTAGAAAGTGGTAGAGCTAAAGCAAGTTTACAGCGCTTAATAGAATTGAGTAAATAA
- a CDS encoding aminodeoxychorismate/anthranilate synthase component II — MKKVLVIDNYDSFTYNLVHYLEDLGCKVTVKRNDKLTLEEVNAFDKIVLSPGPGIPDEAGLLKAIIKQYAPTKSILGVCLGQQAIAEVFGGSLVNLDTVFHGVATKVDITVDNESLFKGMEKTIEVGRYHSWVVNANLPEQLEATSFDKNGQVMSLRHRLYDVKGVQYHPESVLTPNGKQILENWINS; from the coding sequence ATGAAAAAAGTATTAGTAATAGACAACTACGATAGTTTCACATACAACTTAGTTCATTATTTAGAAGACTTAGGTTGTAAAGTTACTGTAAAACGAAACGACAAATTAACTTTAGAAGAGGTTAACGCATTCGATAAAATAGTACTATCACCAGGTCCTGGAATTCCAGATGAAGCTGGTTTATTAAAAGCCATTATTAAACAATATGCTCCAACAAAAAGTATTCTTGGCGTTTGTTTAGGACAACAAGCTATAGCCGAAGTTTTTGGCGGAAGTTTAGTAAATTTAGATACCGTCTTTCATGGTGTAGCTACCAAAGTTGATATTACTGTTGATAATGAATCGTTATTTAAAGGCATGGAAAAAACCATAGAAGTTGGCAGGTATCATTCTTGGGTTGTAAATGCAAATTTACCAGAACAATTGGAGGCTACTTCTTTCGATAAAAACGGACAAGTAATGTCTTTAAGACACAGACTTTACGACGTAAAAGGAGTACAATATCATCCAGAAAGTGTATTAACACCTAATGGAAAACAAATTTTAGAAAACTGGATTAATAGTTAG
- a CDS encoding anthranilate synthase component I family protein, with product MKTFSLYTNYKKILADTITPVSIYLKIRDKFPNSILLESSDYHASDNSFSYICFNPIASIKVSGDTIEQKFPDGSMLRNRTTDVPKMIHKFTQRFKVTSDEDFKFINNGVFGYTSYDAVKYFEDIEISKKPNSIDIPDIYYAVYQNIIAINHFKNEAYIFAHCFNDNASNIDEILHLIKSTNFASYEFSTDSEIESNLTDNEYKEHVTLAKQHCARGDVFQLVLSKKFSQKFKGDEFNVYRALRSINPSPYLFYFDYGDFKIFGSSPEAQLVVNEGIAEIHPIAGTFKRTGNDEKDTELAKQLASDEKENAEHVMLVDLARNDLSRHGSQVKVETYREAQFFSHVIHLVSKVTGKIHDNTPTMQVVADTFPAGTLSGAPKHNAMQLIEKYEKTSRAFYGGAIGFMDFNGNYNHAIMIRTFLSKNHELHWQAGAGLVSKSNPESELQEVYNKLGALTNAIELAKEI from the coding sequence ATGAAGACTTTTAGCCTTTACACCAATTACAAAAAAATCCTTGCAGATACTATTACACCTGTGAGTATCTACTTAAAAATTCGCGATAAATTTCCGAATAGCATCTTATTAGAAAGTAGTGACTATCATGCAAGTGATAATAGTTTTTCTTACATCTGTTTTAATCCTATTGCTTCTATCAAAGTTTCAGGAGATACTATTGAGCAAAAATTCCCAGATGGTAGTATGCTAAGAAATCGTACTACAGATGTTCCTAAAATGATACATAAGTTCACGCAACGTTTCAAGGTCACTTCTGATGAAGATTTTAAATTTATAAACAATGGTGTTTTTGGTTACACCTCTTATGATGCTGTAAAGTACTTTGAAGACATTGAAATTTCAAAAAAACCAAATTCAATAGATATACCAGATATTTATTACGCAGTTTACCAAAATATTATTGCCATTAATCATTTTAAAAATGAGGCTTATATTTTCGCACATTGCTTTAATGATAATGCCAGTAATATTGATGAAATATTACATTTAATAAAGTCTACAAATTTTGCCTCTTACGAGTTTTCTACAGATTCAGAGATTGAATCGAACTTAACTGATAACGAATATAAAGAACATGTAACATTAGCAAAACAACACTGTGCTCGAGGTGATGTTTTTCAACTTGTGCTTTCGAAAAAGTTTTCTCAAAAATTTAAAGGTGACGAGTTTAATGTCTATCGCGCTTTACGAAGCATTAATCCTTCTCCATATTTATTCTATTTCGATTATGGCGATTTTAAAATATTTGGAAGTTCACCTGAAGCACAATTAGTTGTAAACGAAGGTATCGCAGAAATCCATCCTATTGCAGGAACATTTAAACGTACTGGAAACGATGAAAAAGACACAGAATTAGCAAAACAATTGGCTAGTGATGAAAAAGAAAATGCTGAACATGTTATGCTTGTTGACTTAGCCAGGAACGATTTAAGTAGACATGGAAGCCAAGTAAAAGTTGAAACATATAGAGAAGCACAGTTTTTCTCTCATGTTATACATTTGGTAAGTAAGGTTACAGGAAAAATACACGACAATACACCAACTATGCAAGTAGTTGCAGATACATTTCCTGCAGGAACTTTAAGTGGTGCTCCAAAACATAACGCGATGCAACTTATTGAGAAATACGAAAAAACCAGTCGTGCATTTTATGGAGGAGCTATTGGTTTTATGGATTTTAATGGTAATTATAATCATGCAATTATGATAAGAACATTCTTAAGTAAAAATCACGAATTGCATTGGCAAGCTGGAGCTGGTTTGGTTTCTAAATCTAATCCAGAAAGTGAATTGCAAGAGGTGTATAATAAATTAGGAGCGTTGACAAATGCTATTGAATTAGCAAAAGAAATTTAA
- a CDS encoding rhodanese-like domain-containing protein — MADLSQEQWAQQLKADENAFLLDVRTEEEVADGFIPNAKNLNIFKGQAFVYELEALDKNKNYYVYCKAGGRSGQACALMNQMGFENTYNLMGGFSEWTGEVEE, encoded by the coding sequence ATGGCAGATTTATCACAAGAGCAATGGGCTCAACAACTAAAAGCAGACGAAAATGCTTTTTTATTAGATGTAAGAACTGAAGAAGAGGTTGCAGACGGGTTTATACCAAATGCTAAGAATCTAAATATATTTAAAGGCCAGGCCTTTGTCTATGAATTGGAAGCATTAGATAAAAATAAAAATTATTATGTGTATTGCAAAGCTGGCGGAAGAAGTGGTCAAGCATGTGCACTCATGAATCAAATGGGATTTGAAAACACTTACAATTTAATGGGTGGGTTTTCAGAATGGACAGGAGAAGTCGAAGAATAG